One Glycine soja cultivar W05 chromosome 2, ASM419377v2, whole genome shotgun sequence genomic region harbors:
- the LOC114379189 gene encoding hypersensitive-induced response protein 1-like produces the protein MGQVLGCVQVKQSTVAVKECFGKYDDVLQPGCHFVPWCLGCGVAGVLSTRVMQLSLRCETKTKDNVFVNVVASIQYRALAEKASDAYYKLTNTKAQIQSYVFDVIRATVPKMELDAVFEQKNTIAKAVDEELGKAMSAYGYEIVQTLIVDIVPDEHVKKAMNEINAAARLRVATNDKAEAEKIMQIKRAEGDAESKYLAGLGVSRQRQAIVDGLRDSVLAFSGNVPGTSSKDIMDMVLMTQYFDTMKEIGASSKSNAVFIPHGPGAVSDVASQVRNGLLQGNATTES, from the exons ATGGGACAAGTGCTTGGTTGTGTTCAAGTGAAGCAGTCAACTGTAGCCGTCAAGGAATGTTTCGGGAAGTACGATGATGTTCTTCAACCTGGTTGCCATTTTGTGCCATGGTGTCTTGGCTGCGGTGTGGCTGGTGTCCTTTCTACGCGTGTCATGCAGCTAAGTCTTCGTTGTGAAACTAAGACAaag GACAATGTGTTTGTTAATGTGGTTGCCTCAATCCAATATCGAGCATTGGCAGAAAAGGCATCAGATGCTTACTACAAACTCACCAATACCAAAGCACAGATACAATCCTATGTCTTTGATG TTATCAGAGCTACTGTTCCAAAGATGGAACTTGATGCTGTTTTTGAGCAGAAGAACACAATTGCAAAAGCAGTGGACGAAGAACTTGGGAAG GCTATGTCAGCATATGGGTACGAGATAGTTCAGACTCTTATTGTGGATATTGTGCCGGATGAGCATGTGAAGAAAGCCATGAATGAGATTAATGCTG CTGCAAGATTGAGGGTGGCTACAAACGACAAAGCTGAAGCAGAGAAAATAATGCAGATAAAGCGAGCAGAAGGGGATGCAGAATCAAAGTACCTAGCAGGCCTTGGAGTTTCTCGTCAGCGCCAAGCCATAGTTGATGGGCTAAGAGACAGTGTTCTAGCATTTTCTGGTAATGTGCCTGGAACATCATCAAAGGATATCATGGACATGGTTCTCATGACTCAATATTTTGACACAATGAAGGAGATTGGTGCATCCTCCAAATCCAATGCTGTTTTCATTCCACATGGACCTGGTGCTGTGAGTGATGTTGCTTCACAAGTAAGGAATGGTCTTCTCCAAGGAAATGCAACAACAGAGTCTTGA